The window AGGGGTCGTAATTGCTAAATATTAACtggcattattttcttaaatattactATATTCAATGAGCTTAAATCTAAAAGGACACAAGTATGGACACAGACAAGAATAAGATTCAGTAAAATATGTTATCATAAGCACTGccatcagaaaaaaaagacagtctctaaAACAAATGCACTTATTTGGGGTCTTAGAAAAGCAATTTGGGGAACACAGATTtcagcagtaaacaaaacaggGTCCAGTTTTGgagtcaaagattttttttttctttttttttaaaggaaaaatagagtACAATAGGTTTCACAAGTTGTTTGCCAAGAGCTACAACTGGAggctattattttttcttttacaacttATTCCCTTGCGAAGACATTTCCCTCATTATTAAGAACACcacatttttgtacagttctcagAAATACCTTTCTCAACAGTAGTTCTTAGAAGGCTCTTCCTCAGCAAGTAACATGTTAATTTGCCAGTTATCAGGGTTAGTACAGTTCCATATTTTACCAGACAGAGTCCTGATATACAAAACAGAGTCACTACTGACAAGTACTTCCATAGCACTATAGGAGCGCAGGTGTGGGAGAGGAAGATATTAACTGAATAAGATGATGAGAAGAAAATGTTgtgttatatataaataaaagtgtaACTCACATTGGCagtctcaaaaaaaaatctgtaccccaatgttcattgcagcactgtttataatagccaggacatggaagcaacctagatgtccaccagcagatgaatggataagaaagctatggtacatatacacaatggagtattactcagccattaaaaagaatacatttgaatcagttctaatgaggtggatgcaactggagcctattatacagagtgaagtaagccagaaagaaaaacaccaatacagtatactaacgcatatatatggaatttagaaagatggtaacaataaccctgtacacgagacagcaaaagagacactgatgtatagaacaggcttatggactctttgggagagggagagggtgggaagatttgggagaatggcattgaaacatgtataatatcatgtatgaaacgagttgccagtccaggttcgatgcacaatactggatgcatggggctggtgcactgggacgacccagagggatggtatggggagggaggagggaggagggttcaggatggggaacacatgtatgcctgtggcggattcatttcgatatttgacaaaactaatacaatattgtaaagtttaaaaataaaataaaatttttcaaaaataaatacataaataaataaaaatctgaaggcttccctgctggtccaatgTTTAAGAATCTGATTTGCAATGCTGGGAACACTGGTTCAATCCTTAGTCTAGGATGTtaccacatgctgcaaagcaactaagcccatgtaccacaactagtgaagcccttgcattctagagcctgtgctctgtaacaaaaggagccaacacaatgagaagccagcacactgaaattagagagtagcccccacttgctgcaactagaaaaagcacctgcacagcaatggagacccagtacagtaaaacaaataaataaacatatttttaaagggtGAAGAAAAACTTTCCAGAAGTGGGAAATAACCCAAGCTAAATTTCAGATGTGGAGACGAATAGACGGCTACAAGGGCAAACTGGAGGTCTAAAGGAATTCTGGCACTAAGTCTGTAGGCTGGATGTTAGACACAGGTAAAGGTAGATTTGATATGCGTTTTAAAAGCACCTGAGCTTGAATTTGAGATTAGAAAGTTTTGTAAATACAATAGTAAACCAAAGATTGTGGAAtgacattttcatatatatatatatatatatatatatatttttagaaactaaCTTGATTGGGAAATTGtaggatatattttataattgaaatggACTTGAGTCATGAAAACACTTGAgaagaaatttaatttaaatttaatttaaaatttaaacccTTGGgaagaaatttaatttaaaaagaccaGGAAAAGATCCTGGGAGCTTAAACTTGGGCAGCAAATGGAGAATGTGTGGGAGAGGGACTCTTCTAAGCCTTTTTTCCCCTATGATCATTAAAACTAACTCCTACATAATCCCAGTCATGAAATAACTTGTGTGTTAGTAAAACACCAGTAGTAAAACTTTCGTTAAACACAACATTATGACATATTAGCATAGAATTTCAATGTGTATAAGCtcacatttatattttacatgttataACTGAAATCTGAGacattgctttcattttataTGTTGCATGCTGTAGCTCCTCAGTCCTTTGTTTCCCTGCCATTAAGTAAATGACTTTGTTGAATACAAATTTCTTTAAGGTCATTTAAATACATACTTTTCTTAATTTGAACGTAGAATAACACTGTTGATTATTCTCACAATTCTACAAAGGTCACTTAATCTCTATAttgaaatctgaaaaattctAAGCCACATAAGCCCCCTTAAAATAGTATCATAAAGGATATTACATTATGATGGACTCTGGAAGTTAATTACAATCAAAATAAAAGATtgaaacaggttaaaaaaaaaaaaaacacctcataaACACACTAGTAAGCTTGCTTTGCTTGCTACTTGAAGTCCCACTATCCATATTTTATATatcacaaatataattttatacactacatttaaaacatttgaaaacatttgATTGCATGTTCTAGGCCTGTGTTTTCCAACACAGTAACCACTGGCCCTATATGGCTAATGGGCAGTTAAAAATGTGCGTAGTCAAAAATTGCAATGGCCTATAAGTATAAATATAAGGGCTGTAAAGACTTAGAGTGAAAATAAAGTAATAGATTGCTTCAATAAGTTTGTATCAATTGCATGTAGAAATGATAATGTCAGTATGAGTGTATTATTATAGgtgatatatgcacatatatgtgacAAATATATTgcataatattttacaataatatGTCATTAATATCAATGTTCTTAATCTCAGTATTGATTATAACTTTGTGATTAAGTAAATACATTATTTAgattaatttcactttttaaatgacaCTTAGTAGCAATACtttaagtgaaaattttaaattacagaatAGCTCATATATTTCTATCAGATAGTAGTGCTCTAGGGTATTCTAATCACCATAGAAAGAGGGAATAAAAGAGGGTAAAGAGAGCCATAATTATTACTTTGTAAAAGAGAATATCCCAAACATTCTTGTCATGGCCCCCAGGACTTCCTTATTCCTCAGACTGTAGATAATGGGATTGAGCATGGGAGTGAGGATGGTGTAAAAGACTGCCAAAATTTTATCTTCTGCTGGTGAGCGGAGATTCCTGGGCCGAAGATAAGCGTAGACAAAAGGTGCATAGTAAAATGTCACTACAGTTAAATGTGTTGAACAGGTGGTGAAGgccttttttcttccatcttttgaACGCATACAGTAGACAGCAAAAAGAACTCGGCCATAGGAAGCAGTGATgccaaggaaaggaaggaggagaaagaggcttGTGCTCACAAAAACCATGTACTCATAGACCCAGGTGTCCATACAGGCCAGAGGCAACATAGCTGGGACATCACAGAAGAAGTGATCAATGGCCCTGGACTGGCAGTAAGGAATATGGAGGGCATAGACTGTGTGTGCCAGGGAGTTGAGAGACCCCAAGATCCAAGATCCCATAATCATCTTCATACACATCCTTTTGCTCATGCAGATACAATAGTGCAGGGGGTGACAGATAGCCACATAACGATCGTAGGCCATTGAGGCCAGGAGTAAGCCTTCAGAGCATGCCATggtcaggaagaagaaagattgCACTCCACATCCCAGGTAGGAGATGCCTTTCTGGCCAGAGAGAAAGTTGAACACCATCTTGGGGACGGTAGTGGAGAGGTACATTAGATCCATGAGGGAGAGCTGGCTGAGGAGAAAGTACATAGGTGTGTGGAGCCGGGGATCCAAACGTATGAGATAAATCATGGCTGAGTTACCCACAGAGGCTAGAAAGAATATCAGGATGATAAGAAGTAGGAGAAGCCGACCAGTTTGATTTGGGAGGAACAACCCCAACAAAATGAAATCATTGGAAGTTTGATTCCATTTCTCCATGAAAACGTATTGCTTTAACTCTCTTGAAAGActaacaaagacaaaaaagaaaaagagcataaaacatgaaatgaaacaaaacaggagcataaaaaggaacatttatTAATGTTTACTTAGAATGAATTGTTTTTCCTTCAATACTGAAACTTTTGTTGAATCAATTTCAATATCTGAATTGAATGCTTCACTTCCATTTTTCTCTGGTAAGTATCTTATCAAGTGATCTTTAGTTTAAAATCTAGTATAATAGCCAGCAAAGATAAGCAAGGTAACTAAAGCATTCATTTCTGTATAACTCCTAGCCAGGCTCATCACTCACAATTTAACAAATCACACAAATCTCTGCTTTCCCAGTGTCTGTCAGGTTGCTACAACATATTCACCAAAGTAATTGACTTATGTGACTCAGGGCCTTCTATATGCTTAAATTCTAGGTCTTCTATTAGCCCTGTTTTTGAGCCTGTGTGGCTACTTCAAACTTCTAGTTGTTTAAATATTTCAAGTTTCCTAATTAGTAAATGCGTTGCTTTGTGTACCATGCCTTATTCAACACAACAGTGTAATCATTGCTCTTTTGAAAAAGATTTGGCTTAATTTCATATAGATCAAAGCATACTGAAACTGGAGAAGATAGttactatttttctttacttaattTGCC is drawn from Bos mutus isolate GX-2022 chromosome 7, NWIPB_WYAK_1.1, whole genome shotgun sequence and contains these coding sequences:
- the LOC102283618 gene encoding olfactory receptor 2L13: MEKWNQTSNDFILLGLFLPNQTGRLLLLLIILIFFLASVGNSAMIYLIRLDPRLHTPMYFLLSQLSLMDLMYLSTTVPKMVFNFLSGQKGISYLGCGVQSFFFLTMACSEGLLLASMAYDRYVAICHPLHYCICMSKRMCMKMIMGSWILGSLNSLAHTVYALHIPYCQSRAIDHFFCDVPAMLPLACMDTWVYEYMVFVSTSLFLLLPFLGITASYGRVLFAVYCMRSKDGRKKAFTTCSTHLTVVTFYYAPFVYAYLRPRNLRSPAEDKILAVFYTILTPMLNPIIYSLRNKEVLGAMTRMFGIFSFTK